One genomic region from Lathamus discolor isolate bLatDis1 chromosome 21, bLatDis1.hap1, whole genome shotgun sequence encodes:
- the KLHL26 gene encoding kelch-like protein 26 isoform X2: MAESGGAEFAAEPPSSMADKNSTLKCTFSAPGHSTTLLQGLASLRAQAQLLDVILTINNEVFQVHKVVLAACSDYFRAMFAGGMREASQDVIELKGLSAKGLKHIIDFAYSAEVTLDLDCIQDVLGAAVFLQMVPVVELCEEFLKSAMSVETCLNIGQMATTFSLASLKESVDAFTFRHFLQISEEEDFLHLPLERLVFFLQSNKLKSCSEIDLFRAAVRWLQYDPTRRANASQVLCHIRFPLMKSSELVDSVQTLDIMVEDVLCRQYLLEAFNYQILPFRQHEMQSPRTTIRSDVLSLITFGGTPYTDNDRTVSCKVYYLPDASVRQFKELTEMEVGSSHSCVAVLDNFVYIVGGQHLQYRSGEGAVDICYRYDPHLNQWLRIQAMQESRIQFQLNVLHGMVYATGGRNRSGSLASVEKYCPQNNEWTYVCSLKRRTWGHAGATVGGKLYISGGYGISVEDKKALHCYDPTVDQWEFKTPMNEPRVLHAMVSANSRIYALGGRMDHVDRCFDVLAVEYYVPETDQWTTVSPMRAGQSEAGCCLLEKKIYIVGGYNWHLNNVTSIVQVYNTETDEWERDLHFPESFAGIACAPVILPQGMTQR; encoded by the exons CATGGCTGACAAGAACAGCACCCTGAAATGCACGTTCTCTGCTCCTGGCCACAGCACCACTCTACTGCAGGGACTGGCCTCACTCCGAGCTCAGGCTCAGCTGCTTGATGTCATCCTCACTATAAATAATGAAGTGTTTCAGGTTCATAAAGTTGTCTTGGCTGCCTGCAGTGACTATTTCAG GGCAATGTTTGCAGGCGGGATGAGAGAAGCCAGCCAAGATGTGATTGAACTGAAAGGTCTATCTGCAAAAGGACTGAAGCACATTATAGACTTTGCGTACAGCGCCGAAGTGACTCTTGATCTTGACTGCATTCAGGatgtgctgggagctgctgtctTCCTCCAGATGGTGCCTGTCGTGGAGCTCTGCGAAGAATTCCTGAAGTCTGCCATGAGCGTAGAAACATGTCTCAATATTGGGCAGATGGCCACCACCTTCAGCCTCGCATCCTTGAAGGAATCAGTAGATGCATTCACTTTCAGGCATTTCCTCCAGATCTCTGAGGAAGAGGATTTCCTCCACCTGCCCCTGGAGcgccttgttttcttcttgcagaGCAATAAGCTGAAAAGCTGCAGTGAAATAGATCTCTTCCGTGCCGCTGTCCGGTGGCTGCAGTATGACCCAACCCGCCGTGCCAACGCCAGCCAGGTCCTCTGCCACATCCGCTTCCCGCTGATGAAGTCCTCGGAGCTGGTAGACAGCGTCCAGACCTTGGACATCATGGTGGAAGATGTCTTGTGCCGGCAGTATCTGCTGGAGGCGTTCAACTACCAAATCCTGCCCTTCCGGCAGCATGAGATGCAGTCCCCTCGCACCACCATCCGCTCGGATGTCCTGTCCCTCATCACCTTCGGTGGCACTCCCTACACCGATAATGACCGCACTGTGAGCTGCAAGGTCTACTACCTGCCGGATGCCAGCGTGCGGCAGTTCAAGGAGCTGACGGAGATGGAGGTGGGCAGCAGCCACTCCTGTGTAGCCGTGCTCGACAACTTCGTCTACATTGTTGGAgggcaacacctgcagtaccgcaGCGGGGAGGGAGCTGTGGACATCTGCTACCGCTACGATCCGCACCTGAACCAGTGGCTGCGCATCCAGGCCATGCAGGAGAGCAGGATCCAGTTCCAGCTCAACGTCCTGCACGGCATGGTGTACGCAACCGGTGGGAGGAACCGCTCGGGGAGCCTGGCCTCTGTGGAGAAGTACTGCCCCCAAAATAATGAGTGGACCTACGTGTGCTCCCTGAAACGCAGGACGTGGGGGCACGCGGGAGCCACGGTAGGAGGCAAGTTGTACATCTCAGGTGGGTATGGCATCTCGGTGGAAGACAAGAAAGCCCTGCACTGCTACGACCCCACCGTGGATCAGTGGGAATTTAAAACCCCGATGAATGAGCCCAGAGTTCTGCATGCCATGGTCAGTGCAAATAGCAGGATTTATGCTTTGGGAGGCCGCATGGACCATGTTGACCGTTGTTTTGATGTTTTGGCTGTGGAATATTATGTGCCTGAAACAGACCAATGGACCACGGTGAGCCCGATGCGCGCGGGGCAGTCGGAAGCAGGCTGTTGTTTActagaaaaaaagatttatatTGTAGGAGGGTACAACTGGCATCTGAACAATGTCACCAGCATTGTGCAGGTGTATAACACTGAAACTGATGAATGGGAAAGGGACCTACATTTCCCAGAGTCTTTTGCTGGGATAGCATGTGCTCCCGTTATCCTGCCGCAGGGAATGACCCAGAGATAA
- the KLHL26 gene encoding kelch-like protein 26 isoform X6: MCSCVPITPAGPGAGKRSTAPAAWFMRCLRQALAWAMFAGGMREASQDVIELKGLSAKGLKHIIDFAYSAEVTLDLDCIQDVLGAAVFLQMVPVVELCEEFLKSAMSVETCLNIGQMATTFSLASLKESVDAFTFRHFLQISEEEDFLHLPLERLVFFLQSNKLKSCSEIDLFRAAVRWLQYDPTRRANASQVLCHIRFPLMKSSELVDSVQTLDIMVEDVLCRQYLLEAFNYQILPFRQHEMQSPRTTIRSDVLSLITFGGTPYTDNDRTVSCKVYYLPDASVRQFKELTEMEVGSSHSCVAVLDNFVYIVGGQHLQYRSGEGAVDICYRYDPHLNQWLRIQAMQESRIQFQLNVLHGMVYATGGRNRSGSLASVEKYCPQNNEWTYVCSLKRRTWGHAGATVGGKLYISGGYGISVEDKKALHCYDPTVDQWEFKTPMNEPRVLHAMVSANSRIYALGGRMDHVDRCFDVLAVEYYVPETDQWTTVSPMRAGQSEAGCCLLEKKIYIVGGYNWHLNNVTSIVQVYNTETDEWERDLHFPESFAGIACAPVILPQGMTQR; the protein is encoded by the exons ATGTGCAGTTGTGTCCCCATCACGCCCGCAGGCCCCGGTGCTGGGAAACgcagcactgctccagcagcGTGGTTTATGAGATGTCTGCGTCAGGCCCTGGCGTG GGCAATGTTTGCAGGCGGGATGAGAGAAGCCAGCCAAGATGTGATTGAACTGAAAGGTCTATCTGCAAAAGGACTGAAGCACATTATAGACTTTGCGTACAGCGCCGAAGTGACTCTTGATCTTGACTGCATTCAGGatgtgctgggagctgctgtctTCCTCCAGATGGTGCCTGTCGTGGAGCTCTGCGAAGAATTCCTGAAGTCTGCCATGAGCGTAGAAACATGTCTCAATATTGGGCAGATGGCCACCACCTTCAGCCTCGCATCCTTGAAGGAATCAGTAGATGCATTCACTTTCAGGCATTTCCTCCAGATCTCTGAGGAAGAGGATTTCCTCCACCTGCCCCTGGAGcgccttgttttcttcttgcagaGCAATAAGCTGAAAAGCTGCAGTGAAATAGATCTCTTCCGTGCCGCTGTCCGGTGGCTGCAGTATGACCCAACCCGCCGTGCCAACGCCAGCCAGGTCCTCTGCCACATCCGCTTCCCGCTGATGAAGTCCTCGGAGCTGGTAGACAGCGTCCAGACCTTGGACATCATGGTGGAAGATGTCTTGTGCCGGCAGTATCTGCTGGAGGCGTTCAACTACCAAATCCTGCCCTTCCGGCAGCATGAGATGCAGTCCCCTCGCACCACCATCCGCTCGGATGTCCTGTCCCTCATCACCTTCGGTGGCACTCCCTACACCGATAATGACCGCACTGTGAGCTGCAAGGTCTACTACCTGCCGGATGCCAGCGTGCGGCAGTTCAAGGAGCTGACGGAGATGGAGGTGGGCAGCAGCCACTCCTGTGTAGCCGTGCTCGACAACTTCGTCTACATTGTTGGAgggcaacacctgcagtaccgcaGCGGGGAGGGAGCTGTGGACATCTGCTACCGCTACGATCCGCACCTGAACCAGTGGCTGCGCATCCAGGCCATGCAGGAGAGCAGGATCCAGTTCCAGCTCAACGTCCTGCACGGCATGGTGTACGCAACCGGTGGGAGGAACCGCTCGGGGAGCCTGGCCTCTGTGGAGAAGTACTGCCCCCAAAATAATGAGTGGACCTACGTGTGCTCCCTGAAACGCAGGACGTGGGGGCACGCGGGAGCCACGGTAGGAGGCAAGTTGTACATCTCAGGTGGGTATGGCATCTCGGTGGAAGACAAGAAAGCCCTGCACTGCTACGACCCCACCGTGGATCAGTGGGAATTTAAAACCCCGATGAATGAGCCCAGAGTTCTGCATGCCATGGTCAGTGCAAATAGCAGGATTTATGCTTTGGGAGGCCGCATGGACCATGTTGACCGTTGTTTTGATGTTTTGGCTGTGGAATATTATGTGCCTGAAACAGACCAATGGACCACGGTGAGCCCGATGCGCGCGGGGCAGTCGGAAGCAGGCTGTTGTTTActagaaaaaaagatttatatTGTAGGAGGGTACAACTGGCATCTGAACAATGTCACCAGCATTGTGCAGGTGTATAACACTGAAACTGATGAATGGGAAAGGGACCTACATTTCCCAGAGTCTTTTGCTGGGATAGCATGTGCTCCCGTTATCCTGCCGCAGGGAATGACCCAGAGATAA
- the KLHL26 gene encoding kelch-like protein 26 isoform X4: protein MTSCVNCMLLPGAFHFISLQLLSSLLSTGAAAQEQQYSFHTGAGPLAPELLGAGMADKNSTLKCTFSAPGHSTTLLQGLASLRAQAQLLDVILTINNEVFQVHKVVLAACSDYFRAMFAGGMREASQDVIELKGLSAKGLKHIIDFAYSAEVTLDLDCIQDVLGAAVFLQMVPVVELCEEFLKSAMSVETCLNIGQMATTFSLASLKESVDAFTFRHFLQISEEEDFLHLPLERLVFFLQSNKLKSCSEIDLFRAAVRWLQYDPTRRANASQVLCHIRFPLMKSSELVDSVQTLDIMVEDVLCRQYLLEAFNYQILPFRQHEMQSPRTTIRSDVLSLITFGGTPYTDNDRTVSCKVYYLPDASVRQFKELTEMEVGSSHSCVAVLDNFVYIVGGQHLQYRSGEGAVDICYRYDPHLNQWLRIQAMQESRIQFQLNVLHGMVYATGGRNRSGSLASVEKYCPQNNEWTYVCSLKRRTWGHAGATVGGKLYISGGYGISVEDKKALHCYDPTVDQWEFKTPMNEPRVLHAMVSANSRIYALGGRMDHVDRCFDVLAVEYYVPETDQWTTQTNKPKAVNHTDLQKQ, encoded by the exons CATGGCTGACAAGAACAGCACCCTGAAATGCACGTTCTCTGCTCCTGGCCACAGCACCACTCTACTGCAGGGACTGGCCTCACTCCGAGCTCAGGCTCAGCTGCTTGATGTCATCCTCACTATAAATAATGAAGTGTTTCAGGTTCATAAAGTTGTCTTGGCTGCCTGCAGTGACTATTTCAG GGCAATGTTTGCAGGCGGGATGAGAGAAGCCAGCCAAGATGTGATTGAACTGAAAGGTCTATCTGCAAAAGGACTGAAGCACATTATAGACTTTGCGTACAGCGCCGAAGTGACTCTTGATCTTGACTGCATTCAGGatgtgctgggagctgctgtctTCCTCCAGATGGTGCCTGTCGTGGAGCTCTGCGAAGAATTCCTGAAGTCTGCCATGAGCGTAGAAACATGTCTCAATATTGGGCAGATGGCCACCACCTTCAGCCTCGCATCCTTGAAGGAATCAGTAGATGCATTCACTTTCAGGCATTTCCTCCAGATCTCTGAGGAAGAGGATTTCCTCCACCTGCCCCTGGAGcgccttgttttcttcttgcagaGCAATAAGCTGAAAAGCTGCAGTGAAATAGATCTCTTCCGTGCCGCTGTCCGGTGGCTGCAGTATGACCCAACCCGCCGTGCCAACGCCAGCCAGGTCCTCTGCCACATCCGCTTCCCGCTGATGAAGTCCTCGGAGCTGGTAGACAGCGTCCAGACCTTGGACATCATGGTGGAAGATGTCTTGTGCCGGCAGTATCTGCTGGAGGCGTTCAACTACCAAATCCTGCCCTTCCGGCAGCATGAGATGCAGTCCCCTCGCACCACCATCCGCTCGGATGTCCTGTCCCTCATCACCTTCGGTGGCACTCCCTACACCGATAATGACCGCACTGTGAGCTGCAAGGTCTACTACCTGCCGGATGCCAGCGTGCGGCAGTTCAAGGAGCTGACGGAGATGGAGGTGGGCAGCAGCCACTCCTGTGTAGCCGTGCTCGACAACTTCGTCTACATTGTTGGAgggcaacacctgcagtaccgcaGCGGGGAGGGAGCTGTGGACATCTGCTACCGCTACGATCCGCACCTGAACCAGTGGCTGCGCATCCAGGCCATGCAGGAGAGCAGGATCCAGTTCCAGCTCAACGTCCTGCACGGCATGGTGTACGCAACCGGTGGGAGGAACCGCTCGGGGAGCCTGGCCTCTGTGGAGAAGTACTGCCCCCAAAATAATGAGTGGACCTACGTGTGCTCCCTGAAACGCAGGACGTGGGGGCACGCGGGAGCCACGGTAGGAGGCAAGTTGTACATCTCAGGTGGGTATGGCATCTCGGTGGAAGACAAGAAAGCCCTGCACTGCTACGACCCCACCGTGGATCAGTGGGAATTTAAAACCCCGATGAATGAGCCCAGAGTTCTGCATGCCATGGTCAGTGCAAATAGCAGGATTTATGCTTTGGGAGGCCGCATGGACCATGTTGACCGTTGTTTTGATGTTTTGGCTGTGGAATATTATGTGCCTGAAACAGACCAATGGACCACG caaacaaacaaaccaaaagctgTAAACCACACTGACCTCCAGAAGCAATAA
- the KLHL26 gene encoding kelch-like protein 26 isoform X1 gives MTSCVNCMLLPGAFHFISLQLLSSLLSTGAAAQEQQYSFHTGAGPLAPELLGAGMADKNSTLKCTFSAPGHSTTLLQGLASLRAQAQLLDVILTINNEVFQVHKVVLAACSDYFRAMFAGGMREASQDVIELKGLSAKGLKHIIDFAYSAEVTLDLDCIQDVLGAAVFLQMVPVVELCEEFLKSAMSVETCLNIGQMATTFSLASLKESVDAFTFRHFLQISEEEDFLHLPLERLVFFLQSNKLKSCSEIDLFRAAVRWLQYDPTRRANASQVLCHIRFPLMKSSELVDSVQTLDIMVEDVLCRQYLLEAFNYQILPFRQHEMQSPRTTIRSDVLSLITFGGTPYTDNDRTVSCKVYYLPDASVRQFKELTEMEVGSSHSCVAVLDNFVYIVGGQHLQYRSGEGAVDICYRYDPHLNQWLRIQAMQESRIQFQLNVLHGMVYATGGRNRSGSLASVEKYCPQNNEWTYVCSLKRRTWGHAGATVGGKLYISGGYGISVEDKKALHCYDPTVDQWEFKTPMNEPRVLHAMVSANSRIYALGGRMDHVDRCFDVLAVEYYVPETDQWTTVSPMRAGQSEAGCCLLEKKIYIVGGYNWHLNNVTSIVQVYNTETDEWERDLHFPESFAGIACAPVILPQGMTQR, from the exons CATGGCTGACAAGAACAGCACCCTGAAATGCACGTTCTCTGCTCCTGGCCACAGCACCACTCTACTGCAGGGACTGGCCTCACTCCGAGCTCAGGCTCAGCTGCTTGATGTCATCCTCACTATAAATAATGAAGTGTTTCAGGTTCATAAAGTTGTCTTGGCTGCCTGCAGTGACTATTTCAG GGCAATGTTTGCAGGCGGGATGAGAGAAGCCAGCCAAGATGTGATTGAACTGAAAGGTCTATCTGCAAAAGGACTGAAGCACATTATAGACTTTGCGTACAGCGCCGAAGTGACTCTTGATCTTGACTGCATTCAGGatgtgctgggagctgctgtctTCCTCCAGATGGTGCCTGTCGTGGAGCTCTGCGAAGAATTCCTGAAGTCTGCCATGAGCGTAGAAACATGTCTCAATATTGGGCAGATGGCCACCACCTTCAGCCTCGCATCCTTGAAGGAATCAGTAGATGCATTCACTTTCAGGCATTTCCTCCAGATCTCTGAGGAAGAGGATTTCCTCCACCTGCCCCTGGAGcgccttgttttcttcttgcagaGCAATAAGCTGAAAAGCTGCAGTGAAATAGATCTCTTCCGTGCCGCTGTCCGGTGGCTGCAGTATGACCCAACCCGCCGTGCCAACGCCAGCCAGGTCCTCTGCCACATCCGCTTCCCGCTGATGAAGTCCTCGGAGCTGGTAGACAGCGTCCAGACCTTGGACATCATGGTGGAAGATGTCTTGTGCCGGCAGTATCTGCTGGAGGCGTTCAACTACCAAATCCTGCCCTTCCGGCAGCATGAGATGCAGTCCCCTCGCACCACCATCCGCTCGGATGTCCTGTCCCTCATCACCTTCGGTGGCACTCCCTACACCGATAATGACCGCACTGTGAGCTGCAAGGTCTACTACCTGCCGGATGCCAGCGTGCGGCAGTTCAAGGAGCTGACGGAGATGGAGGTGGGCAGCAGCCACTCCTGTGTAGCCGTGCTCGACAACTTCGTCTACATTGTTGGAgggcaacacctgcagtaccgcaGCGGGGAGGGAGCTGTGGACATCTGCTACCGCTACGATCCGCACCTGAACCAGTGGCTGCGCATCCAGGCCATGCAGGAGAGCAGGATCCAGTTCCAGCTCAACGTCCTGCACGGCATGGTGTACGCAACCGGTGGGAGGAACCGCTCGGGGAGCCTGGCCTCTGTGGAGAAGTACTGCCCCCAAAATAATGAGTGGACCTACGTGTGCTCCCTGAAACGCAGGACGTGGGGGCACGCGGGAGCCACGGTAGGAGGCAAGTTGTACATCTCAGGTGGGTATGGCATCTCGGTGGAAGACAAGAAAGCCCTGCACTGCTACGACCCCACCGTGGATCAGTGGGAATTTAAAACCCCGATGAATGAGCCCAGAGTTCTGCATGCCATGGTCAGTGCAAATAGCAGGATTTATGCTTTGGGAGGCCGCATGGACCATGTTGACCGTTGTTTTGATGTTTTGGCTGTGGAATATTATGTGCCTGAAACAGACCAATGGACCACGGTGAGCCCGATGCGCGCGGGGCAGTCGGAAGCAGGCTGTTGTTTActagaaaaaaagatttatatTGTAGGAGGGTACAACTGGCATCTGAACAATGTCACCAGCATTGTGCAGGTGTATAACACTGAAACTGATGAATGGGAAAGGGACCTACATTTCCCAGAGTCTTTTGCTGGGATAGCATGTGCTCCCGTTATCCTGCCGCAGGGAATGACCCAGAGATAA
- the KLHL26 gene encoding kelch-like protein 26 isoform X5 produces the protein MTSCVNCMLLPGAFHFISLQLLSSLLSTGAAAQEQQYSFHTGAGPLAPELLGAGMADKNSTLKCTFSAPGHSTTLLQGLASLRAQAQLLDVILTINNEVFQVHKVVLAACSDYFRAMFAGGMREASQDVIELKGLSAKGLKHIIDFAYSAEVTLDLDCIQDVLGAAVFLQMVPVVELCEEFLKSAMSVETCLNIGQMATTFSLASLKESVDAFTFRHFLQISEEEDFLHLPLERLVFFLQSNKLKSCSEIDLFRAAVRWLQYDPTRRANASQVLCHIRFPLMKSSELVDSVQTLDIMVEDVLCRQYLLEAFNYQILPFRQHEMQSPRTTIRSDVLSLITFGGTPYTDNDRTVSCKVYYLPDASVRQFKELTEMEVGSSHSCVAVLDNFVYIVGGQHLQYRSGEGAVDICYRYDPHLNQWLRIQAMQESRIQFQLNVLHGMVYATGGRNRSGSLASVEKYCPQNNEWTYVCSLKRRTWGHAGATVGGKLYISGGYGISVEDKKALHCYDPTVDQWEFKTPMNEPRVLHAMVSANSRIYALGGRMDHVDRCFDVLAVEYYVPETDQWTTKDSCGSC, from the exons CATGGCTGACAAGAACAGCACCCTGAAATGCACGTTCTCTGCTCCTGGCCACAGCACCACTCTACTGCAGGGACTGGCCTCACTCCGAGCTCAGGCTCAGCTGCTTGATGTCATCCTCACTATAAATAATGAAGTGTTTCAGGTTCATAAAGTTGTCTTGGCTGCCTGCAGTGACTATTTCAG GGCAATGTTTGCAGGCGGGATGAGAGAAGCCAGCCAAGATGTGATTGAACTGAAAGGTCTATCTGCAAAAGGACTGAAGCACATTATAGACTTTGCGTACAGCGCCGAAGTGACTCTTGATCTTGACTGCATTCAGGatgtgctgggagctgctgtctTCCTCCAGATGGTGCCTGTCGTGGAGCTCTGCGAAGAATTCCTGAAGTCTGCCATGAGCGTAGAAACATGTCTCAATATTGGGCAGATGGCCACCACCTTCAGCCTCGCATCCTTGAAGGAATCAGTAGATGCATTCACTTTCAGGCATTTCCTCCAGATCTCTGAGGAAGAGGATTTCCTCCACCTGCCCCTGGAGcgccttgttttcttcttgcagaGCAATAAGCTGAAAAGCTGCAGTGAAATAGATCTCTTCCGTGCCGCTGTCCGGTGGCTGCAGTATGACCCAACCCGCCGTGCCAACGCCAGCCAGGTCCTCTGCCACATCCGCTTCCCGCTGATGAAGTCCTCGGAGCTGGTAGACAGCGTCCAGACCTTGGACATCATGGTGGAAGATGTCTTGTGCCGGCAGTATCTGCTGGAGGCGTTCAACTACCAAATCCTGCCCTTCCGGCAGCATGAGATGCAGTCCCCTCGCACCACCATCCGCTCGGATGTCCTGTCCCTCATCACCTTCGGTGGCACTCCCTACACCGATAATGACCGCACTGTGAGCTGCAAGGTCTACTACCTGCCGGATGCCAGCGTGCGGCAGTTCAAGGAGCTGACGGAGATGGAGGTGGGCAGCAGCCACTCCTGTGTAGCCGTGCTCGACAACTTCGTCTACATTGTTGGAgggcaacacctgcagtaccgcaGCGGGGAGGGAGCTGTGGACATCTGCTACCGCTACGATCCGCACCTGAACCAGTGGCTGCGCATCCAGGCCATGCAGGAGAGCAGGATCCAGTTCCAGCTCAACGTCCTGCACGGCATGGTGTACGCAACCGGTGGGAGGAACCGCTCGGGGAGCCTGGCCTCTGTGGAGAAGTACTGCCCCCAAAATAATGAGTGGACCTACGTGTGCTCCCTGAAACGCAGGACGTGGGGGCACGCGGGAGCCACGGTAGGAGGCAAGTTGTACATCTCAGGTGGGTATGGCATCTCGGTGGAAGACAAGAAAGCCCTGCACTGCTACGACCCCACCGTGGATCAGTGGGAATTTAAAACCCCGATGAATGAGCCCAGAGTTCTGCATGCCATGGTCAGTGCAAATAGCAGGATTTATGCTTTGGGAGGCCGCATGGACCATGTTGACCGTTGTTTTGATGTTTTGGCTGTGGAATATTATGTGCCTGAAACAGACCAATGGACCACG AAGGATTCCTGTGGCAGCTGTTGA
- the KLHL26 gene encoding kelch-like protein 26 isoform X3: protein MADKNSTLKCTFSAPGHSTTLLQGLASLRAQAQLLDVILTINNEVFQVHKVVLAACSDYFRAMFAGGMREASQDVIELKGLSAKGLKHIIDFAYSAEVTLDLDCIQDVLGAAVFLQMVPVVELCEEFLKSAMSVETCLNIGQMATTFSLASLKESVDAFTFRHFLQISEEEDFLHLPLERLVFFLQSNKLKSCSEIDLFRAAVRWLQYDPTRRANASQVLCHIRFPLMKSSELVDSVQTLDIMVEDVLCRQYLLEAFNYQILPFRQHEMQSPRTTIRSDVLSLITFGGTPYTDNDRTVSCKVYYLPDASVRQFKELTEMEVGSSHSCVAVLDNFVYIVGGQHLQYRSGEGAVDICYRYDPHLNQWLRIQAMQESRIQFQLNVLHGMVYATGGRNRSGSLASVEKYCPQNNEWTYVCSLKRRTWGHAGATVGGKLYISGGYGISVEDKKALHCYDPTVDQWEFKTPMNEPRVLHAMVSANSRIYALGGRMDHVDRCFDVLAVEYYVPETDQWTTVSPMRAGQSEAGCCLLEKKIYIVGGYNWHLNNVTSIVQVYNTETDEWERDLHFPESFAGIACAPVILPQGMTQR, encoded by the exons ATGGCTGACAAGAACAGCACCCTGAAATGCACGTTCTCTGCTCCTGGCCACAGCACCACTCTACTGCAGGGACTGGCCTCACTCCGAGCTCAGGCTCAGCTGCTTGATGTCATCCTCACTATAAATAATGAAGTGTTTCAGGTTCATAAAGTTGTCTTGGCTGCCTGCAGTGACTATTTCAG GGCAATGTTTGCAGGCGGGATGAGAGAAGCCAGCCAAGATGTGATTGAACTGAAAGGTCTATCTGCAAAAGGACTGAAGCACATTATAGACTTTGCGTACAGCGCCGAAGTGACTCTTGATCTTGACTGCATTCAGGatgtgctgggagctgctgtctTCCTCCAGATGGTGCCTGTCGTGGAGCTCTGCGAAGAATTCCTGAAGTCTGCCATGAGCGTAGAAACATGTCTCAATATTGGGCAGATGGCCACCACCTTCAGCCTCGCATCCTTGAAGGAATCAGTAGATGCATTCACTTTCAGGCATTTCCTCCAGATCTCTGAGGAAGAGGATTTCCTCCACCTGCCCCTGGAGcgccttgttttcttcttgcagaGCAATAAGCTGAAAAGCTGCAGTGAAATAGATCTCTTCCGTGCCGCTGTCCGGTGGCTGCAGTATGACCCAACCCGCCGTGCCAACGCCAGCCAGGTCCTCTGCCACATCCGCTTCCCGCTGATGAAGTCCTCGGAGCTGGTAGACAGCGTCCAGACCTTGGACATCATGGTGGAAGATGTCTTGTGCCGGCAGTATCTGCTGGAGGCGTTCAACTACCAAATCCTGCCCTTCCGGCAGCATGAGATGCAGTCCCCTCGCACCACCATCCGCTCGGATGTCCTGTCCCTCATCACCTTCGGTGGCACTCCCTACACCGATAATGACCGCACTGTGAGCTGCAAGGTCTACTACCTGCCGGATGCCAGCGTGCGGCAGTTCAAGGAGCTGACGGAGATGGAGGTGGGCAGCAGCCACTCCTGTGTAGCCGTGCTCGACAACTTCGTCTACATTGTTGGAgggcaacacctgcagtaccgcaGCGGGGAGGGAGCTGTGGACATCTGCTACCGCTACGATCCGCACCTGAACCAGTGGCTGCGCATCCAGGCCATGCAGGAGAGCAGGATCCAGTTCCAGCTCAACGTCCTGCACGGCATGGTGTACGCAACCGGTGGGAGGAACCGCTCGGGGAGCCTGGCCTCTGTGGAGAAGTACTGCCCCCAAAATAATGAGTGGACCTACGTGTGCTCCCTGAAACGCAGGACGTGGGGGCACGCGGGAGCCACGGTAGGAGGCAAGTTGTACATCTCAGGTGGGTATGGCATCTCGGTGGAAGACAAGAAAGCCCTGCACTGCTACGACCCCACCGTGGATCAGTGGGAATTTAAAACCCCGATGAATGAGCCCAGAGTTCTGCATGCCATGGTCAGTGCAAATAGCAGGATTTATGCTTTGGGAGGCCGCATGGACCATGTTGACCGTTGTTTTGATGTTTTGGCTGTGGAATATTATGTGCCTGAAACAGACCAATGGACCACGGTGAGCCCGATGCGCGCGGGGCAGTCGGAAGCAGGCTGTTGTTTActagaaaaaaagatttatatTGTAGGAGGGTACAACTGGCATCTGAACAATGTCACCAGCATTGTGCAGGTGTATAACACTGAAACTGATGAATGGGAAAGGGACCTACATTTCCCAGAGTCTTTTGCTGGGATAGCATGTGCTCCCGTTATCCTGCCGCAGGGAATGACCCAGAGATAA